A genomic region of Rhizobium sp. NXC24 contains the following coding sequences:
- a CDS encoding GFA family protein: MKKTYHGSCHCGAVSYEADLDLQGGTFKCNCSICKKKRNWLAVATPADFRLTSGEDSIGEYQFGPRILHHLFCKTCGISSFNWGENPALGGKFYAISISCLDDTTDAELASLPVGYFDGRDDRFDRAPEETRYL, from the coding sequence ATGAAGAAGACCTACCATGGAAGCTGCCATTGCGGCGCCGTCAGCTACGAAGCGGATCTCGACTTGCAGGGCGGCACGTTCAAATGCAACTGCTCGATCTGCAAGAAGAAGCGCAATTGGCTGGCAGTTGCCACGCCCGCCGATTTCCGCCTGACCTCCGGCGAAGACAGTATCGGCGAATACCAGTTTGGCCCACGCATCCTGCATCACCTGTTCTGCAAGACTTGCGGCATCAGCTCTTTCAACTGGGGTGAAAACCCGGCACTCGGCGGTAAGTTCTATGCCATCAGCATAAGCTGCCTGGACGATACCACCGACGCGGAACTCGCCTCGCTTCCCGTCGGCTATTTCGACGGCCGCGACGATCGCTTCGATCGCGCGCCGGAGGAAACGCGCTATCTTTAG
- the vapB gene encoding type II toxin-antitoxin system VapB family antitoxin — protein sequence MDTAKIFWSGRSQAIRLPKEFRLDGEEVRIRRQGKAIILEPIAEDWDWLESVTGPVDHDFEEAATEQPAEQQRPELDIFK from the coding sequence ATGGACACCGCAAAAATCTTCTGGTCCGGCCGCTCGCAGGCCATACGCCTGCCAAAGGAATTTCGTCTCGACGGCGAAGAAGTGCGCATCCGGCGGCAGGGAAAGGCAATCATTCTGGAGCCGATCGCCGAAGATTGGGATTGGCTGGAATCCGTTACAGGGCCGGTCGACCACGATTTTGAAGAGGCGGCGACCGAACAGCCTGCCGAGCAGCAGCGCCCCGAACTGGATATCTTCAAGTGA
- a CDS encoding TfoX/Sxy family protein, translating to MARDAGLEELLKEELGQRPGLSEKGMFGGWAFLLNGHLLCGAREDGMLIRLGKGSDAWALEQPDVKPMLSGSREMQGWVRAGPEAYGNDMLRKRLLLAALNFVEGLPPK from the coding sequence ATGGCGCGTGACGCCGGTCTCGAAGAATTGCTGAAAGAGGAGCTCGGACAACGGCCCGGGCTCAGCGAAAAAGGGATGTTCGGCGGCTGGGCCTTTCTGCTCAACGGTCACCTGCTTTGCGGCGCCCGTGAAGACGGGATGCTGATCCGCCTCGGCAAGGGCAGCGATGCCTGGGCGCTGGAGCAGCCTGACGTCAAACCCATGCTGTCAGGTAGCCGCGAAATGCAGGGATGGGTGCGCGCCGGGCCGGAGGCCTATGGCAACGACATGCTGCGCAAGAGGCTGCTTCTGGCCGCGCTGAATTTCGTCGAAGGCCTGCCGCCGAAATAG
- a CDS encoding VOC family protein, producing the protein MICIDHLDHLVLTVASIEESCAFYARVLGMGIETFGEGRKALTFGNQKINLHRAGHEFEPKADRPTPGSADLCFISKTPLEDIIAHLGAEGVAIEEGPVRRTGATGPILSVYFRDPDSNLIEVSNTLF; encoded by the coding sequence ATGATCTGCATCGACCATCTCGATCATCTGGTGCTGACGGTCGCGAGCATCGAGGAAAGCTGTGCGTTCTACGCCCGTGTCCTCGGTATGGGCATCGAAACCTTCGGGGAGGGCCGCAAAGCACTGACCTTCGGTAATCAGAAGATCAACCTGCATCGCGCCGGGCATGAATTCGAGCCGAAGGCCGATCGGCCGACACCGGGCTCGGCCGATCTTTGCTTCATCAGCAAGACGCCGCTGGAGGACATCATCGCTCATCTGGGAGCCGAGGGTGTCGCGATCGAGGAAGGCCCCGTCCGCAGGACCGGCGCGACGGGCCCCATTCTCTCGGTCTATTTCCGCGATCCGGATAGCAACCTGATCGAAGTGTCCAATACGCTCTTTTGA
- a CDS encoding MFS transporter yields the protein MSRAVQQQELTVSEAPSRPELKLVETEPKLEIRQFLTRGTPAFKRATIGLFLSGFATFSLLYCVQPLMPLFSEDFGVTPAASSLSLSLSTGFLAFAIFCAAAVSENLGRRSLMFFSLLGAALCTIACAIAPNWQMLLIFRALEGFLLGGVPAVAMTYLAEEIDPRGLGGAMGLYIAGNAFGGMAGRVVTGTIAEFFTWRPALAAVGVLGLIAATGFLLLLPPSRNFTPRKGFDIAFHVRAWAEHFRNPALPLLFAIGFLVMGSFVTVYNYAGFRLVADPYDLSQTELGLIFTAYLFGIVASWVAGLLGDRIGHFVVLPAGVLVAALGAATTLATPLPLVILGIVLVTIGFFVTHSVASALVGRLARGAKGHASSLYLLAYYLGSSIAGSVGGYFWHADGWSAVVAFILAMLAICLVAAFGVARLAHR from the coding sequence ATGTCCCGCGCCGTGCAACAGCAAGAACTCACCGTCTCTGAAGCCCCCTCTCGCCCCGAATTGAAGCTCGTCGAAACCGAGCCGAAGCTCGAGATTCGCCAATTCCTGACGCGGGGTACGCCCGCGTTCAAGCGAGCGACCATTGGGCTGTTCCTCTCCGGTTTTGCGACCTTTTCGCTGCTTTATTGCGTGCAGCCGCTGATGCCGCTCTTTTCCGAGGATTTTGGCGTGACACCGGCTGCGAGTTCGCTGTCTCTGTCGCTCTCGACCGGCTTCCTCGCCTTCGCGATCTTCTGCGCTGCTGCCGTTTCCGAAAATCTCGGCCGCCGCAGCCTGATGTTCTTTTCGCTGCTGGGTGCCGCCCTGTGCACGATCGCCTGCGCCATTGCGCCGAACTGGCAGATGCTGTTGATCTTTCGCGCACTGGAAGGTTTCCTGCTCGGCGGCGTGCCTGCGGTCGCCATGACCTACCTGGCGGAAGAGATCGATCCGCGCGGCCTTGGCGGCGCCATGGGACTCTATATCGCCGGCAACGCCTTCGGCGGCATGGCCGGCCGTGTCGTGACGGGCACGATCGCCGAATTCTTCACCTGGCGTCCGGCGCTTGCCGCCGTCGGCGTGCTCGGGCTGATCGCCGCCACCGGTTTCCTGCTTTTGCTGCCGCCGTCGCGCAATTTCACGCCGCGCAAGGGGTTTGACATCGCTTTCCATGTCAGGGCCTGGGCGGAGCATTTCCGCAATCCGGCGTTGCCGCTGCTCTTTGCCATCGGTTTCCTGGTCATGGGCTCCTTCGTCACGGTCTATAATTATGCCGGATTCCGGTTGGTGGCCGATCCCTATGATCTCAGCCAGACCGAACTTGGTCTGATCTTCACCGCCTATCTCTTTGGTATCGTCGCCTCCTGGGTGGCGGGTCTCCTTGGCGACCGCATCGGTCATTTCGTCGTACTGCCCGCCGGCGTGTTGGTTGCCGCCCTTGGCGCGGCGACTACGCTCGCTACGCCGTTGCCTTTGGTCATTCTCGGCATCGTCTTGGTGACGATCGGGTTCTTCGTCACCCATTCTGTCGCGAGCGCACTGGTCGGGCGCTTGGCCCGCGGAGCCAAGGGCCATGCCTCGTCGCTCTATCTGCTGGCCTATTATCTCGGCTCCAGCATAGCCGGTTCCGTCGGCGGTTATTTCTGGCATGCTGACGGCTGGTCCGCTGTGGTTGCCTTCATCCTCGCCATGCTGGCCATCTGCCTTGTGGCCGCGTTCGGAGTGGCTAGGCTGGCGCACCGCTGA
- a CDS encoding type II toxin-antitoxin system VapC family toxin codes for MKYLLDSNAVIALMKGHTGFVSELRRHKPQDFAISAIVAHELFYGAYKGQRVADNLVRVDALQFETLDFDREDARVAGEIRANLASLGTPIGAYDVLIAGQAVARDLILITRNVREFERVHKLRFEDWESLPSS; via the coding sequence GTGAAGTATTTGCTCGATAGCAATGCTGTCATCGCTCTGATGAAAGGGCATACCGGCTTCGTGAGCGAGCTTCGCAGACACAAGCCGCAGGATTTCGCCATCTCGGCCATCGTCGCGCACGAATTGTTTTATGGTGCCTATAAGGGGCAGCGTGTTGCAGACAATCTTGTGCGTGTCGATGCTTTGCAATTCGAGACACTGGATTTCGATAGGGAAGATGCCCGCGTGGCGGGCGAAATTCGTGCCAACTTGGCTTCGCTCGGCACGCCAATCGGTGCCTATGACGTTTTGATCGCGGGTCAGGCAGTCGCCCGCGATCTGATCCTGATAACGCGCAACGTCAGGGAATTTGAGCGCGTTCACAAGCTACGTTTCGAAGACTGGGAGTCCTTGCCGAGTAGCTAA
- a CDS encoding SRPBCC domain-containing protein produces MTPANDGGSGRPLREIVLTRDIAAPRTLLFRLWTEPEHLMRWWGPQNMTAPSVSVDLREGGAWRHCILTPEGREYWSHGRYLEIVPPERLVFTFAWENQDGKPGHPMQVSVEFHELGEKTRLVFRKAELPDDTELKLQTGGWEQALDKYVAYAEATSGEG; encoded by the coding sequence ATGACCCCAGCCAATGACGGCGGCAGCGGACGCCCGCTGCGCGAGATCGTGCTGACCCGCGACATTGCCGCGCCACGAACCTTGCTGTTTCGCCTCTGGACGGAGCCGGAACATTTGATGCGCTGGTGGGGGCCGCAGAACATGACGGCGCCATCCGTTTCCGTCGATCTAAGGGAAGGAGGCGCCTGGCGGCACTGCATTCTGACGCCGGAGGGCAGGGAATATTGGAGCCATGGGCGCTATCTGGAGATTGTCCCGCCCGAGCGTCTCGTCTTCACCTTCGCCTGGGAAAATCAGGACGGCAAGCCCGGCCATCCGATGCAGGTTAGCGTGGAATTCCATGAGCTTGGCGAGAAGACGCGTCTCGTTTTCCGCAAGGCCGAGCTGCCTGACGACACCGAACTGAAGCTGCAGACCGGCGGCTGGGAACAGGCGCTCGACAAATATGTCGCCTATGCAGAAGCCACCTCAGGGGAAGGATGA
- a CDS encoding urocanate hydratase: MPKANPRHPKFPIPGGPELRAKGWRQEALLRLLENVLSVGEDPDNLVVYAALGKAARNWAAHKGIVKALIEMDENQTLLIQSGKPIGLIRTHDKAPLVIMANCNLVGQWAKAEVFYELQRKGLICWGGLTAGAWQYIGSQGVIQGTYEIFMRIAERRFGGDLFGRFVLTAGLGGMGGAQPLAGRMAGAAILCVDIDAERARKRQDIGYLQEIAPDLDSALAMIDAAVKEKRALSVGLVGNAAEIYPEIARRGIVPDIVTDQTSAHDLVYGYVPKGMTLSQVKDLRDDGQGQLMAASRASIVEHVKAMLDFQRQGSEVFDNGNLIRTQAKEGGVANAFDIPIFTEAYLRPLFCRAIGPFRWMALSGEESDIAHIDDLLLEMFPDNKIITNWIRLARQHVPFEGLPARIAWLGHGERTALARRVNELVASGELKGPIAFSRDHLDAGAMAHPNIMTERMKDGSDAIADWPLIDAMMLCSSMADLVVVHSGGGGYAGYMTSCGVTVVADGTPAADERLDHALTNDTALGVMRYADAGYEEALDEVAKKDVPYIRLG, translated from the coding sequence ATGCCAAAAGCCAATCCACGTCACCCGAAATTCCCTATACCGGGCGGCCCGGAGCTGCGTGCCAAAGGCTGGCGGCAGGAGGCCCTGCTGCGTTTGCTGGAAAACGTGCTCTCGGTCGGCGAAGATCCGGATAATCTCGTCGTCTACGCCGCACTCGGCAAGGCAGCCCGCAATTGGGCGGCGCACAAGGGCATCGTGAAGGCGCTGATCGAAATGGATGAGAACCAGACCCTGCTCATTCAGTCCGGTAAGCCGATCGGCCTCATCCGCACGCATGATAAGGCGCCGCTCGTCATCATGGCGAACTGCAATCTCGTCGGGCAATGGGCGAAAGCCGAGGTGTTCTATGAGCTGCAGCGCAAGGGTCTGATCTGCTGGGGCGGTCTGACAGCGGGCGCCTGGCAATATATCGGCAGCCAGGGCGTCATCCAGGGCACTTACGAAATCTTCATGCGCATCGCCGAGCGCCGTTTCGGCGGTGATCTCTTCGGCCGTTTCGTGCTCACCGCCGGTCTCGGCGGCATGGGCGGAGCGCAGCCGCTTGCCGGCCGCATGGCGGGAGCCGCGATACTCTGCGTCGATATCGATGCAGAGCGTGCTAGGAAGCGCCAGGACATCGGCTATCTGCAGGAAATCGCGCCGGATCTCGATTCCGCGCTGGCGATGATCGACGCCGCCGTCAAGGAGAAGCGCGCGCTTTCCGTCGGCCTTGTTGGCAATGCGGCCGAGATTTATCCCGAGATTGCCCGGCGCGGCATCGTCCCCGATATCGTCACCGACCAGACCTCGGCTCACGATCTCGTCTATGGCTATGTGCCGAAGGGCATGACCCTGAGCCAAGTCAAGGACCTGCGCGACGACGGCCAGGGCCAGCTCATGGCAGCGAGCCGCGCTTCGATCGTCGAGCATGTGAAGGCCATGCTGGACTTCCAGAGACAAGGCTCCGAAGTCTTCGACAACGGCAACCTGATCCGGACTCAGGCGAAGGAAGGCGGCGTCGCCAATGCCTTCGATATCCCGATCTTCACCGAAGCCTATCTGCGGCCGCTCTTCTGCCGCGCCATCGGCCCGTTCCGCTGGATGGCGCTTTCCGGCGAGGAAAGCGATATTGCCCACATCGACGATCTGCTCTTGGAGATGTTCCCGGACAACAAGATCATCACCAACTGGATCCGCCTCGCCCGCCAGCATGTGCCTTTCGAAGGGCTGCCGGCGCGTATCGCGTGGCTCGGGCATGGCGAGCGCACAGCGCTTGCCCGCCGCGTCAACGAGCTTGTGGCAAGCGGCGAACTTAAGGGGCCGATCGCGTTTTCGCGCGACCACCTCGATGCCGGCGCCATGGCGCATCCGAACATCATGACCGAGCGCATGAAGGACGGCTCCGACGCCATCGCCGACTGGCCGCTGATCGACGCCATGATGCTCTGCTCGTCGATGGCCGATCTCGTCGTTGTCCATTCCGGCGGCGGCGGCTATGCCGGCTACATGACGAGCTGCGGCGTCACCGTGGTTGCCGACGGCACGCCTGCCGCCGACGAACGGCTCGACCACGCGCTGACCAACGACACCGCACTTGGCGTCATGCGCTATGCCGATGCCGGCTATGAGGAAGCGCTGGACGAAGTTGCGAAAAAGGATGTGCCCTATATCCGTCTCGGATAA
- a CDS encoding metalloregulator ArsR/SmtB family transcription factor has product MDTLSMTLSALADPTRRAILARLATGEASVSELAEPFDMSLVAVSKHLKVLEKAGLISKGREAQWRPCRLEPRPLRQVDDWLESYRQFWNDNLDRLEAYAALLQRGGVDDPSQ; this is encoded by the coding sequence ATGGATACCTTGAGCATGACCCTGTCAGCCCTTGCCGATCCGACCCGCCGGGCGATCCTGGCGCGGCTGGCAACTGGCGAGGCGTCCGTCTCCGAGCTGGCTGAACCTTTCGATATGTCGCTGGTCGCCGTGTCCAAGCACCTGAAGGTGCTGGAGAAAGCCGGTCTGATCTCGAAGGGCAGGGAGGCGCAGTGGCGGCCCTGCCGGCTGGAGCCCAGGCCGCTCCGGCAGGTGGATGACTGGCTGGAGAGTTACAGGCAGTTCTGGAACGATAATCTCGATCGTCTGGAAGCCTACGCGGCGCTGTTGCAAAGGGGAGGCGTGGATGACCCCAGCCAATGA